A region from the Candidatus Hydrogenedentota bacterium genome encodes:
- a CDS encoding aspartate aminotransferase family protein yields PVVDFRSSLAADLALARRYWQALHERGVRTTARNFWFLSTAHTHDDVEKTLAAARDALIGLKE; encoded by the coding sequence CGCCGGTTGTGGATTTCCGGTCTTCGCTCGCGGCCGATCTCGCCCTGGCCCGCCGGTACTGGCAAGCACTGCACGAGCGGGGCGTGCGCACCACGGCGCGTAATTTCTGGTTCCTGTCGACCGCACATACGCACGACGACGTCGAGAAAACACTCGCGGCAGCGCGCGACGCGCTAATCGGCCTCAAGGAATAG
- a CDS encoding DinB family protein, whose product MTEPKSEDVLASLRTTCRIVVDLVRSAATPRLKVRPRPGAWSIHEHACHLAVVQPVMMQRLELTVARESPHIHGYQPSRDEDPDALLKMDLAPTLDRYLAERAAMVARLEQLTEAEWHKPATHDEYAAYSIAIMTRHLALHDYFHAYRIEHLILERH is encoded by the coding sequence ATGACCGAGCCGAAATCCGAAGATGTCCTGGCCAGTTTGCGCACTACGTGCAGGATTGTAGTGGACCTGGTCCGTTCTGCCGCGACTCCGAGGTTGAAGGTGCGGCCCCGGCCCGGCGCGTGGTCTATCCACGAGCACGCGTGCCATCTGGCCGTCGTTCAACCGGTCATGATGCAGCGACTCGAATTGACCGTCGCCCGGGAGTCGCCGCATATCCACGGATACCAGCCGAGCCGCGACGAAGACCCCGACGCGCTGCTGAAGATGGATCTCGCGCCGACGCTGGACCGGTACCTTGCCGAACGCGCTGCCATGGTGGCGCGGCTCGAGCAATTAACAGAGGCCGAATGGCACAAGCCCGCGACACACGACGAGTATGCCGCGTACAGCATAGCGATCATGACTCGTCATCTTGCATTGCACGACTACTTCCACGCATACCGGATCGAACACCTGATTCTGGAACGCCATTGA
- a CDS encoding sugar kinase, with protein MPVDLVTVGLVCADVMVRPVNEVPERGRLGLVPQLEMHVGGLAGVTAAVYCRLGGSAAFIGRVGQDSFGDHLVNSLAAFGVDTHGVRRDPERRSSATVVLISSDGERTFLHHTGATAALSEHDVDFGLVGHAKVLHWGGPGVTPGLSGAPIGRVFQKARDLGVKTSLDTCYDGSGAWLSLIEAALPHLDIALTSLEEARLYTGQTTPEAIAKFLHGYGVSTVLVKLGADGVYFADKRTSGTLPAHKVRVVDTTGAGDAACAGFLYGYIMGWDLPRCARMANAAGALTVQVMGGAEGVHSFDDALRLVET; from the coding sequence ATGCCGGTGGATTTGGTCACGGTGGGGCTGGTCTGTGCCGATGTGATGGTCCGGCCCGTAAACGAGGTCCCGGAACGGGGCAGACTCGGCTTGGTGCCGCAGCTCGAGATGCACGTGGGCGGGCTCGCCGGGGTCACGGCGGCCGTCTACTGCCGGCTCGGCGGCTCGGCCGCATTCATCGGCCGTGTCGGGCAGGACAGCTTCGGCGACCACCTCGTCAACAGCCTTGCTGCGTTCGGCGTGGACACGCACGGCGTCCGCCGGGACCCGGAGCGGCGCAGTTCCGCCACCGTGGTGCTCATTTCCAGCGACGGCGAACGCACCTTCCTGCACCACACCGGCGCGACGGCGGCCCTGTCCGAACACGACGTGGATTTCGGTCTCGTGGGCCACGCCAAGGTGCTGCACTGGGGCGGCCCGGGCGTGACCCCCGGCCTGTCGGGCGCGCCGATAGGCCGCGTCTTCCAAAAAGCGCGCGACCTGGGCGTCAAGACGTCCCTGGACACCTGCTACGACGGTAGCGGCGCGTGGCTCTCGCTCATTGAAGCGGCGCTGCCGCATCTCGATATCGCCCTGACAAGCCTCGAGGAAGCCCGCTTGTACACGGGGCAGACCACGCCGGAAGCCATTGCGAAGTTCCTGCACGGTTACGGCGTGAGCACGGTGCTCGTGAAATTGGGGGCCGACGGCGTCTACTTCGCCGACAAACGAACGTCGGGCACGCTTCCCGCGCACAAGGTGCGCGTGGTCGACACCACGGGCGCCGGGGATGCCGCGTGCGCCGGATTCCTGTACGGTTATATTATGGGCTGGGACCTGCCGCGCTGCGCGCGCATGGCAAACGCGGCCGGCGCTTTGACGGTCCAGGTCATGGGCGGCGCGGAGGGCGTACATTCCTTCGACGACGCACTGCGACTCGTGGAGACATGA
- the lptD gene encoding LPS assembly protein LptD, giving the protein MRHRTALSIGFCLLCTGVAAAQPPFQAHNVRAQFRDALLEPGSGMLYVAVFDRDEIWAYDPATLERLAAIPTGDGPTALALSRDGRTLACVNQLGGSVTLLRIPDHAAIGATPCGKGPTGITAAGANAFIVVSPFDDGLFRISADAPAQAAPLEAAPAVPVAVAAGSTLVAVAGRGVPALSFYSLEGAPSGAVALPEPATRLAALEGDTFVAATKSELYVVDGAAARIRAKTEGAADDIAVSSGMVYSLAADRVRILDAQLRETEVWVLPAAAQAIAADGGIYAALAPQRNEWQVWNAAGRAATTAAPAEPAPPVLVAAAPEPPQLPEPAATGPSIVEAEPVEAAPPPQEPAATPPAPEPEPAPEPEPAPEPEPAPEPEPAPEPEPAPEPEPAPEPEPAPEPETVPASEPDAAAASAETPAPAAATVPATTRPAMKPQTQLQMVGGEIRAPKLGRRPSAVPLQDFSGPTLAEALSTGADFGAAESLFQTPDWTQPLRDLEADEMGGSFDGDTIEATGNVHLRLGETLFNSDTYTFTQSTGEMHAKGNVTMQQPTGSFTADEVYYTVPPEVEVPPPLIFELTSEQDRAKRRLSLGRLSATGVHILEPNRELVADHVDYDAATETGALLGVHGRNGDFYFGAAKLRVLGPHSFEGEDVWLTTCDTEPAPYKIRLQELKVQDGIPVHGKHARLQIRNLSTPFYMPFWRRSADARYPWSMDFDSGRRAEIGFFANVGQRLNFTRDIAAGPRLFVTEKEGVGIGGDIEYDFMETPSSRLFRTKGEVHGLETTEDRGYVHWYHRFEPNESLVLRMQAEQWHDQDFYKDFFYDEFRDRTTPRTFANVTYTRPTYIATATTRLNTHNWVTETERLPEATFHLIERRIAPRLYFAFDTVSGYNDREPAGGDAVRTVNTARLTYDLDIQEAFSITPFLETDLSWYSRERFDDDASFRLGNTIGTTLQTRLHRNYAGRWGFSGFKHVIVPSMTYSYRPETSMSFEETPRFDALDIAFGRSRIETKLDNVVFGRDAETGEVWQVGRLTLYQGNDFWNEIRKSEDYELELDVRPRPWWGAQLVAERHVVSDDLSIDNPFAPQQLNLWAYEKLFGQPYDPEAIYQYDAAFRDYNRILAQFYYNDTLLDGPWQARIGFAYTETGDVVFNREILYGAGYKFSEKWGLGFEHRYDFEDGALRSQTYEVRRTFSCWETALRVRDRESGTDIDLEFSIRAFPGTRVKF; this is encoded by the coding sequence ATGCGCCATCGTACCGCCCTGAGCATCGGCTTCTGCCTCCTGTGCACGGGAGTCGCAGCGGCGCAACCGCCTTTTCAAGCACACAATGTGCGTGCGCAATTCCGCGACGCCTTGCTTGAGCCCGGCAGTGGAATGCTGTACGTCGCTGTTTTCGATCGCGACGAAATTTGGGCGTACGACCCCGCCACGCTCGAGCGCCTTGCGGCCATCCCCACAGGCGACGGTCCCACGGCGCTGGCCCTGTCGCGCGACGGGCGGACCCTCGCTTGCGTCAATCAGCTCGGCGGCTCCGTTACGTTATTGCGCATTCCTGACCACGCTGCTATCGGCGCCACGCCCTGCGGCAAGGGCCCCACGGGCATCACTGCGGCCGGCGCGAACGCGTTCATCGTGGTCAGTCCCTTCGACGACGGCCTGTTCCGCATCTCGGCAGACGCGCCGGCGCAGGCAGCGCCCCTTGAGGCCGCGCCCGCCGTACCCGTCGCCGTAGCGGCGGGCTCCACGCTCGTCGCCGTCGCGGGACGCGGCGTTCCGGCGCTCTCGTTCTACTCCCTCGAAGGCGCACCCTCGGGCGCGGTCGCACTGCCCGAACCGGCAACGCGCCTGGCCGCGCTGGAAGGCGACACGTTTGTCGCGGCAACGAAGTCTGAATTGTATGTCGTTGACGGCGCCGCGGCCCGCATCCGTGCCAAGACGGAAGGCGCCGCGGACGACATAGCGGTCAGCAGCGGTATGGTCTACAGTCTCGCGGCGGATCGCGTGCGCATACTCGACGCGCAGTTGCGCGAGACCGAAGTGTGGGTCCTCCCCGCGGCCGCGCAAGCTATCGCCGCGGACGGCGGCATTTACGCGGCGCTTGCGCCGCAGCGTAACGAGTGGCAGGTATGGAACGCGGCGGGGCGCGCCGCCACCACTGCCGCGCCTGCCGAACCTGCGCCGCCGGTCCTGGTTGCGGCCGCACCGGAACCGCCGCAACTGCCGGAACCCGCGGCGACGGGGCCGTCAATTGTGGAAGCGGAACCTGTCGAGGCCGCCCCACCGCCGCAAGAACCGGCGGCAACACCGCCCGCGCCAGAGCCGGAACCTGCGCCAGAGCCGGAACCTGCGCCAGAGCCGGAACCTGCGCCAGAGCCGGAACCTGCGCCAGAGCCGGAACCTGCGCCAGAGCCGGAACCTGCGCCAGAGCCGGAACCTGCGCCAGAGCCGGAAACGGTGCCTGCGTCAGAACCGGACGCAGCGGCCGCATCCGCTGAGACGCCCGCGCCAGCAGCCGCAACTGTGCCCGCAACTACGCGTCCGGCGATGAAGCCGCAGACGCAACTGCAGATGGTGGGCGGCGAGATTCGCGCGCCGAAACTGGGCCGCCGCCCTTCCGCAGTTCCGTTGCAGGACTTCTCCGGACCGACCTTGGCGGAAGCGCTGAGTACCGGGGCCGATTTCGGCGCGGCGGAGAGTCTGTTTCAGACACCCGACTGGACCCAGCCTCTGCGTGACCTCGAGGCGGATGAGATGGGCGGCAGTTTCGATGGCGACACGATAGAAGCTACGGGCAACGTTCACCTGCGCCTTGGCGAGACCCTGTTCAACTCCGACACGTACACGTTTACCCAGAGCACGGGCGAGATGCACGCCAAAGGCAACGTGACCATGCAACAGCCGACGGGCAGCTTCACGGCGGATGAGGTTTATTACACTGTGCCGCCCGAAGTCGAGGTGCCGCCGCCGCTCATTTTCGAACTCACAAGCGAGCAGGATCGGGCCAAGCGCCGCCTGTCGCTTGGCCGTCTTTCCGCCACCGGCGTACACATCCTCGAACCAAACCGTGAACTCGTTGCGGACCACGTCGACTACGACGCCGCGACCGAAACCGGCGCGCTGCTGGGCGTGCACGGCCGCAACGGCGATTTCTACTTCGGTGCGGCGAAACTGCGCGTGCTGGGCCCGCACAGTTTCGAGGGCGAAGACGTCTGGCTGACCACGTGCGACACGGAACCGGCCCCGTACAAGATCCGCTTGCAGGAATTGAAGGTTCAGGACGGGATACCCGTGCACGGCAAGCACGCGCGCCTGCAGATCCGCAATCTCAGCACGCCGTTCTACATGCCGTTCTGGCGGCGAAGCGCGGACGCGCGGTATCCCTGGAGCATGGATTTCGACAGCGGCCGCCGCGCCGAGATCGGCTTCTTCGCCAACGTCGGTCAGCGGCTCAACTTCACCCGCGACATCGCCGCCGGACCGCGCCTGTTCGTGACCGAAAAGGAGGGCGTGGGCATCGGTGGCGACATCGAATACGACTTCATGGAAACGCCGTCTTCGCGCCTGTTCCGCACGAAGGGCGAGGTTCACGGGCTCGAAACCACGGAAGACCGCGGTTACGTCCACTGGTACCACCGCTTCGAGCCAAACGAGAGCCTCGTGCTGCGCATGCAGGCTGAGCAATGGCACGATCAGGATTTCTACAAGGACTTCTTCTACGACGAGTTTCGCGACCGGACCACGCCGCGCACGTTCGCGAACGTGACGTACACGCGACCCACCTACATCGCGACCGCCACGACACGGCTGAATACGCACAACTGGGTCACCGAAACCGAACGCCTTCCGGAAGCGACGTTCCACCTCATCGAGCGCCGTATCGCGCCGCGCCTCTATTTCGCGTTTGACACGGTGAGCGGCTACAACGACCGCGAACCCGCCGGCGGCGACGCCGTCCGCACGGTCAACACGGCGCGGCTTACCTACGACCTGGATATCCAGGAAGCCTTCAGCATAACGCCCTTCCTGGAGACGGACCTCTCCTGGTATTCGCGCGAGCGGTTCGACGACGACGCCAGCTTCCGGCTCGGCAACACCATCGGCACGACGCTGCAGACCCGGCTGCACCGCAACTACGCCGGGCGCTGGGGCTTCTCCGGCTTCAAGCACGTCATCGTGCCCTCGATGACCTACTCGTACCGGCCTGAAACCTCCATGAGTTTCGAGGAAACGCCGCGGTTCGACGCCCTCGATATCGCCTTTGGGCGCAGCCGCATCGAGACCAAGCTCGACAACGTCGTGTTCGGGCGCGATGCCGAAACCGGCGAGGTGTGGCAGGTCGGACGTCTCACGTTGTATCAAGGAAACGACTTCTGGAACGAAATCCGCAAATCCGAGGACTATGAACTCGAACTGGACGTGCGGCCCCGGCCCTGGTGGGGCGCGCAACTGGTCGCCGAACGCCACGTGGTCAGCGACGACCTCAGCATTGACAATCCGTTCGCTCCGCAGCAGCTTAACCTCTGGGCATACGAGAAGCTCTTCGGCCAGCCGTACGACCCGGAAGCCATCTATCAGTACGACGCGGCTTTTCGCGACTATAACCGCATTCTGGCCCAGTTCTACTACAATGACACTCTCCTCGATGGCCCCTGGCAGGCGCGCATCGGCTTCGCATACACCGAAACGGGCGACGTGGTGTTCAACCGCGAAATCCTGTATGGCGCGGGCTACAAGTTCAGCGAAAAATGGGGGCTGGGCTTCGAGCACCGGTACGATTTCGAGGACGGCGCGCTGCGCTCGCAGACCTACGAGGTGCGCCGGACTTTCAGTTGCTGGGAAACGGCCCTGCGCGTGCGGGACCGGGAGTCCGGCACCGATATCGACCTCGAATTCAGCATCAGGGCCTTCCCGGGCACACGCGTCAAATTCTGA
- a CDS encoding amidohydrolase, whose protein sequence is MHSRLRSTIAEILPEITALRHELHGHPETRFEERWTSDRIARFLDEAGVAHTRGWAGGTGIVAEFGPAGGRSVALRADIDALEIQEETGLPYASTVAGRMHACGHDGHTAILCGAAKTLARHLDLLRGGVRLIFQPAEEIAGGGKYMVEEGALNGAAGAFALHAWPGIPAGKVGLRAGCAMASADFFRIEVAGKGGHGAAPASCVDPVVAAAHIVLALQSIVSRERAPWEAGVVTIGRIDGGSTSNIIPDRVLMEGTLRALDAAQRAAMSESLRRIAEHAAAALRARAEVFVSETGYPPLHNDAASCAFVRDTVTACLGPEAVLEVEHPFMTAEDFAYYLEKTPGAFLFLGNDPPGVTEAPPLHSPRFRFNDSALATGIETMAELAIRFHEPTLAQEHRS, encoded by the coding sequence ATGCATTCCAGACTGCGCTCCACCATCGCGGAGATTCTCCCGGAAATTACGGCGCTCAGGCATGAATTGCACGGGCATCCGGAGACCCGTTTCGAGGAGCGTTGGACCTCGGACCGCATTGCGCGGTTCCTCGATGAAGCGGGCGTCGCTCACACGCGGGGCTGGGCCGGCGGGACCGGCATCGTCGCGGAGTTCGGACCTGCCGGGGGCAGGTCCGTCGCCTTGCGCGCCGACATCGACGCCCTCGAAATCCAGGAGGAAACCGGTCTGCCGTATGCATCCACGGTCGCCGGGCGCATGCATGCGTGCGGCCACGACGGCCACACGGCCATCCTATGCGGCGCTGCAAAGACCCTCGCGCGGCATCTTGACCTGTTACGCGGCGGCGTGCGGCTGATCTTTCAGCCCGCGGAGGAAATCGCGGGCGGCGGAAAATACATGGTTGAGGAAGGCGCGTTGAACGGAGCCGCCGGCGCCTTCGCGCTTCACGCATGGCCGGGCATCCCGGCCGGGAAGGTCGGCCTGCGCGCGGGCTGCGCCATGGCCAGCGCCGATTTCTTCCGCATCGAGGTGGCCGGCAAGGGCGGGCACGGCGCGGCGCCCGCGTCGTGCGTTGACCCGGTCGTCGCGGCCGCGCACATCGTCCTCGCGCTGCAAAGCATCGTGAGCCGGGAACGCGCCCCATGGGAAGCAGGCGTCGTCACCATTGGCCGCATTGACGGAGGCAGCACGTCGAACATCATCCCGGACCGGGTTCTCATGGAGGGCACGCTGCGCGCGCTCGACGCCGCGCAACGCGCGGCGATGTCGGAGTCCCTGCGCCGTATCGCGGAGCACGCCGCGGCGGCGCTTCGCGCGCGCGCCGAGGTCTTCGTCAGCGAAACGGGATACCCGCCGCTGCATAACGACGCGGCCTCGTGCGCATTTGTCCGCGACACCGTAACCGCGTGCCTCGGACCGGAAGCGGTGCTTGAGGTGGAACACCCGTTCATGACGGCGGAGGACTTCGCCTATTACCTCGAAAAAACGCCGGGCGCGTTTCTCTTCCTGGGCAACGACCCGCCTGGCGTCACGGAGGCGCCGCCACTGCACAGCCCCCGGTTCCGTTTCAACGACAGCGCGCTGGCCACGGGCATCGAAACCATGGCGGAACTAGCGATCCGGTTCCACGAGCCAACCTTGGCGCAGGAGCACCGCTCATGA
- a CDS encoding DUF423 domain-containing protein, whose amino-acid sequence MNAQTLFFRIACALGGLSVALGAFGAHGLKHRISGEMLQVFEVGVRYQFYHALAMLAVAAGAARLWEGRLAGAACLAWTAGVVLFSGSLYLLALTGIRWLGAITPFGGAAFIAGWALLCFAGASLSR is encoded by the coding sequence ATGAACGCGCAAACCCTGTTCTTCCGCATCGCGTGCGCGCTCGGCGGCCTGTCCGTCGCGCTTGGGGCGTTCGGGGCCCACGGGCTGAAACATCGCATCTCGGGGGAAATGCTGCAGGTCTTCGAGGTAGGCGTTCGATACCAGTTCTATCACGCCCTGGCCATGCTGGCCGTGGCCGCGGGCGCGGCGCGTCTCTGGGAAGGCCGGCTCGCCGGCGCGGCGTGCCTTGCCTGGACCGCCGGCGTCGTGCTCTTCTCGGGCAGCCTGTATCTGCTCGCGTTAACAGGGATTCGGTGGCTGGGCGCGATTACGCCCTTCGGCGGCGCGGCGTTCATCGCCGGCTGGGCGCTGCTCTGCTTCGCAGGCGCGTCGCTCTCGCGCTGA
- a CDS encoding carbohydrate kinase family protein yields the protein ISTGGPVSNTGINLKTLGAKVCFCARVGDDALGRITVGLLRASGHAEGVHVVSGAASSYTVVIAPPDIDRIFLHNPGTNDTFGPEDLDPELIARCRHFHFGYPPLMQGMYADAGAGLERVFRIAKESGATTSCDMSLPDADSVSGRAPWRRILERVLPWVDMFLPSIEETLYMLEPDRFLRMKREHPDADLIDVVPPALYSQLAAEALALGAKMVSLKSGHRGFYLRTGPRDGFARMGAARPGDAANWADRELWAPAFAPPQFGSATGSGDSAIAGLLAAFLRGCSIEESLRRATCCGWQNVQVLDAVSGIHSWDETSAMLGRGIPHLNAGIDAPGWMWDETNGLWRGPHDAPEGAAR from the coding sequence ATCAGCACGGGCGGGCCTGTGTCGAACACAGGTATCAATCTGAAGACCCTCGGTGCGAAGGTCTGCTTCTGCGCGCGTGTTGGCGATGACGCGCTGGGCCGGATCACGGTCGGCCTGCTGCGCGCGAGCGGCCACGCGGAGGGCGTGCACGTTGTGTCCGGCGCGGCCAGTTCCTACACGGTCGTCATTGCGCCCCCGGACATTGATCGCATCTTCCTGCACAACCCGGGCACCAACGATACGTTCGGTCCGGAAGACCTGGACCCGGAACTCATCGCCCGTTGCAGGCATTTTCATTTTGGCTACCCGCCGTTGATGCAGGGCATGTACGCGGACGCGGGCGCCGGCCTGGAGCGCGTGTTCCGGATAGCGAAAGAGTCGGGAGCGACGACGTCGTGCGACATGTCGCTGCCCGACGCGGATTCGGTGTCGGGGCGGGCGCCATGGCGGCGGATTCTCGAGCGCGTGCTTCCCTGGGTCGACATGTTCCTGCCATCCATCGAAGAAACGCTCTACATGCTGGAACCGGACCGGTTCCTGCGCATGAAACGGGAGCATCCGGACGCGGACCTCATCGACGTGGTCCCGCCCGCGCTGTACTCGCAGCTTGCCGCGGAAGCGCTGGCGCTCGGCGCGAAGATGGTATCGCTGAAGTCGGGACATCGCGGCTTTTATCTGCGCACGGGGCCTCGGGACGGATTCGCGCGGATGGGCGCGGCGCGTCCCGGCGACGCGGCCAACTGGGCGGACCGGGAACTCTGGGCGCCCGCGTTCGCGCCGCCGCAATTCGGGAGTGCAACCGGTTCCGGCGATTCCGCAATTGCGGGGTTGCTCGCGGCATTCCTGCGCGGTTGCAGCATTGAGGAGTCGCTGCGCCGCGCCACGTGCTGCGGCTGGCAGAACGTGCAGGTACTCGATGCCGTGAGCGGTATTCATTCCTGGGACGAGACGTCGGCGATGCTCGGGCGCGGGATTCCTCATCTGAACGCGGGCATCGATGCGCCTGGTTGGATGTGGGACGAAACGAACGGACTATGGCGCGGGCCGCACGACGCGCCCGAGGGCGCCGCGCGATGA
- a CDS encoding Na(+)-translocating NADH-quinone reductase subunit A, protein MGHNILKKGLNIPISGKPAAKVEPAPAVSRVALMADDYVGMKPTMLVQAGSAVRRGQPLFEDKKRPGVLFTAPGAGQVLAVNRGERRALQSVVIELSESERRNQPTDADFHPFESYTGKDPALLDRAQVKALLIESGLWAALRTRPFSRTPAVDSVPHSVFITAMDTNPLAPNVDFAAEGREEDLRVGSLVVAKLTEGRVFYCTTQQSKVRPPANLGVDIETFEGSHPAGNAGTHIHLLDPVNRHKTVWFVGLQDVLAMGALFRTGRLSAERLISLAGPGVKSPRHFKTRAGAWLDEIVRGELLGGEQRVISGSVLSGRAAMGEIHGYLGRFHQQVSVIREEHDRKFLGWLAPGTDIFSVLNVYASRLFRGREFAFTSSAHGAPRAMVPVGLYERVTPLDLVMTYLLRALIMNDIERAEMLGCLELDEEDVALSTFVCPCKFDYGPILRRNLEIIEREG, encoded by the coding sequence ATGGGCCATAACATTCTCAAGAAAGGGTTGAATATCCCCATCAGCGGCAAACCGGCCGCCAAAGTGGAGCCCGCGCCCGCGGTCAGCCGCGTCGCCCTAATGGCGGATGATTATGTCGGCATGAAGCCGACCATGCTGGTTCAGGCGGGCAGCGCGGTTAGACGCGGCCAGCCTTTGTTCGAAGACAAGAAGCGGCCGGGCGTATTGTTCACGGCGCCTGGCGCCGGGCAGGTACTCGCCGTCAACCGCGGCGAGCGGCGGGCCCTGCAATCGGTGGTGATCGAGCTCTCCGAGTCCGAACGGCGCAACCAGCCAACGGACGCCGATTTTCACCCGTTTGAGTCCTATACGGGCAAGGATCCGGCCCTGCTCGACCGCGCCCAGGTCAAGGCACTGCTGATTGAGTCCGGCCTTTGGGCGGCGCTCCGCACCCGGCCTTTCAGCCGCACGCCCGCGGTCGATTCGGTGCCTCATTCGGTCTTTATCACGGCGATGGACACCAACCCGCTCGCTCCGAACGTCGATTTCGCGGCCGAGGGGCGCGAAGAGGACCTGCGCGTCGGTTCCCTGGTCGTTGCAAAGCTGACCGAAGGCCGGGTGTTCTATTGCACGACCCAGCAATCGAAGGTCCGCCCCCCCGCGAATCTTGGCGTGGACATCGAGACTTTCGAGGGGTCCCATCCTGCGGGCAATGCCGGCACGCATATTCATCTGCTCGACCCCGTAAATCGCCATAAGACAGTGTGGTTCGTGGGCTTACAGGACGTGCTCGCAATGGGCGCCCTGTTCCGGACGGGCCGCTTGTCGGCGGAACGGCTCATCTCGTTGGCAGGTCCAGGCGTGAAGTCACCGCGCCATTTCAAGACGCGCGCAGGCGCATGGCTCGACGAAATCGTGCGCGGTGAACTCCTGGGGGGTGAACAGCGGGTCATTTCCGGGTCGGTCTTGTCAGGACGCGCCGCCATGGGCGAAATACACGGGTATCTGGGTCGTTTTCACCAGCAGGTCAGCGTCATTCGCGAGGAGCACGACCGCAAATTCCTGGGCTGGCTTGCCCCCGGCACGGATATCTTCTCCGTCTTGAATGTGTATGCATCGAGACTGTTCAGAGGGCGCGAGTTCGCGTTTACCAGTTCCGCGCACGGCGCGCCACGCGCCATGGTGCCCGTCGGGCTGTACGAGCGCGTCACTCCGCTCGACCTGGTAATGACCTATCTCCTGCGCGCCTTAATCATGAACGATATCGAGCGCGCGGAAATGCTGGGCTGTCTCGAGCTGGATGAAGAAGACGTCGCCCTGTCGACGTTCGTGTGCCCCTGCAAGTTCGACTACGGCCCGATTCTCCGTCGAAACCTCGAAATCATCGAGCGTGAGGGATAG